The DNA region TTGTTTTGCATTTCAATAAATCGAATTCCCCTTACGTTTTAACAAAACCGATTCACCCATCCCAACAACTTTTAAAAGAAGATGAAACTGGAATTTTGATTCGTATAGATGTCGTTTTAAATTTTGAGTTGGAAAGAGAGATTTTGGGTTTTGGTGAAAGTGTAAAAGTTATTTCTCCAAGACTTTTAGAAAGTAGGATTAAGAAAAGATTACAATACGCGTCTGATAATTATCTTGAATAATTTCTATTCAATTAAAGTAAAAATTCATCAAATCCGTCTTCTCTTTAAAAGAACAATATTTTGACTTTGGCAATATCTGACAATACAAGATCATCTATCGCAACTACTGTAAAAAAATACGGTAATCAATTGATGCGCTTTATACGTGGGAAAGTTCCTAGTATAGAAGATGCGGAAGACGTAATGCAAGATGTATGGATGCAACTCAGTAGAATAGCAAATATTTCTGAAATAGAAAGTTTAAGTGGTTGGTTATATTATGTAGCAAAGAACAAAATTGCTGATTTATACAGAAAAAGGCAGACGGAAAATATTGAAAATTTCTCATACGAAAATGAAGATGGAGCGTTACAGATTAAAGAGATTTTGCTAATAGACGAAATTGAATTTCCAGAAATGAAAGATTTTAAAGATCTGTTTTGGAAAGAACTAATGACAGCCTTAGCTGAGTTGCCTGCAAATCAGAAAGATGTTTTTATTTTAAATGAAATAGATGACAAAACCTTGCAAGAAATTGCAAATGACAAAAATGAAAATATTAAAACGATCATCAGTAGAAAAGGATATGCGGTCAAGCATATCCGAAAAAAATTACAATATCTTTACGACGAATTAAATAGTTAACATGAATAGTGAATTTCCAAATAGAAGATTTAGAAACGAGCGAAAATTATTCTTTTTGCCTGCAATCATCTTGATGGTATTACTTTTTGGGGCTATAGTTTATTGGCTTTGGAATACTATTTTACCAGATCTACTAGGGGTGAAAACTATAAAATATTCTCAGGCCTTAGGACTATTGATATTATGTAGAATATTGTTTGGCCATTTTGGTTGGAGACGAAATAATGATAAAGGAAGATTTGGACAAAACTTTAAATATAGAATTAAAAATATGTCTGAAGAAGAACGTCAAAGATTCCGTGACGAATGGAAAAGGCGATGTGGTAAATAAATACGATTCTAATAAACTATAAAATAAGCACTTCTTATGAAGTGCTTATTTATTTTAAATAATTTATTTTTTAATAAAGTAAAATAAATGATTCAACGTCTTCTTATTAAAGGCCTTTGATTAAATATTAAAAACTTTATTTAAAATGAAAAAAACATTTTCAAATCTTTTATTGCGAATTGGAGGAGCAATAGTCATACTTAGTACTATTGCATTGTTACTAATGGCAATAGTCAAATTATTGGTTCTTACTTTATTAATTGTAGTATTGGTTGCAATTGTATTTAAAATAATACATAGGAAACGTAATCAATGGCTTATGCAATCTCCAGAAAGATTATTATTTCAAACCTACAATACACAAACATTAGCAATTCAACCACTATATAAAAAATCTAGTCGTAGAAATGCTGCAATCATTCCTATCCAATAATTCAAATAACAATTTAACTATAAAATTATAAATTATGTTTTCAAATAGTTTTAATGCAAACAGACAATCATTTTCAAATACACTTAATGAAACTGATTTTTATAAGAGCAAATGTGGTGGTCATTTTCGTAATAAGCGAGATATGTTTCGACGTGCAGTCGCTACACAATTTGGTCAACAACCAGCCATAAACATAGAGGAGAACGATGAAGCTTTTACACTTTATTTGTATGCTGCTGGAAGAAAAAAGGAAGGTTTTTCACTGGCTTTAAAAGATCAAATTTTGACAATCAATTATAACTCTGAAAAGTCAAATGAACGGAGGTTCATTTATCAGGAAGTGCAAGTCGATCATTTTGAACGATCATTTCAGATTAATGAATCAGTTCTTACGGAACAGATTTCTGCAGCTTATATAGATGGCGTATTAATAATTCAATTACCCAAAGATCCAAATGCTGTAGTAAATACACAAAATATTGATATTAAATAGTGATTAAAGACAAAAGGCTGCACTGTGTAGCCTTTTGTTAACTTATTTAAACTTAAATATTAGCAGATTCCAACCATTGTTTAAAATAAGAGACTTTTAATCTACTAACAATTGGTTTTTCTTTAATGTCAATATTCAGATGTAGAAATAATTTTCTATTAAAATATGACTCTATAGACACTATTGCATTTCTATTTACAATCATTTGTCGATTAATTTTAAAATATTCTTCCTCTGATACAACACTTTCTACATATTCTAAACTTTTA from Rhizosphaericola mali includes:
- a CDS encoding Hsp20/alpha crystallin family protein, translating into MFSNSFNANRQSFSNTLNETDFYKSKCGGHFRNKRDMFRRAVATQFGQQPAINIEENDEAFTLYLYAAGRKKEGFSLALKDQILTINYNSEKSNERRFIYQEVQVDHFERSFQINESVLTEQISAAYIDGVLIIQLPKDPNAVVNTQNIDIK
- a CDS encoding RNA polymerase sigma factor; amino-acid sequence: MTLAISDNTRSSIATTVKKYGNQLMRFIRGKVPSIEDAEDVMQDVWMQLSRIANISEIESLSGWLYYVAKNKIADLYRKRQTENIENFSYENEDGALQIKEILLIDEIEFPEMKDFKDLFWKELMTALAELPANQKDVFILNEIDDKTLQEIANDKNENIKTIISRKGYAVKHIRKKLQYLYDELNS